A genomic stretch from Aedes albopictus strain Foshan chromosome 2, AalbF5, whole genome shotgun sequence includes:
- the LOC115262147 gene encoding zinc finger protein 888, with product MSMSEAAEPEPPTNGDSHEKSTEASVAASLLSVQEECHNKQELHPKQDAFNKGGKKAGRPRKPRPEILSLEEYDRDEDFGKIAEKENTAGRKRGRPRTKPVDEDLSQQEKKKRGRPKDETKSNVTCDLCGKFFKYRVLLKRHEQTHYGIKEFQCEICHKRFLQKGGLTVHLRQHTGERPYKCPYCPASFRGQSSLDCHVFRHTQQGTKCPQCPSVFATPAIVKQHIREVHTTEKPHTCQICGESYKHRKSLTTHLEDHDKRICTVCGKVFNTMFALMTHRHIHEQNPKCSLCNRTFKSEEELQAHSKLRGRAYQCELCCYSFNKAEFLNNHHRRDHWKELGLERLARKIVPRPRKPKPEGPKVKKRRIPLPMVTTESDPREEVVEESANTALPNLPAVEAKPIVETPISDVQAVLQPTEQESANGELKQEHHDDQDHSDHDGNDFTVDDVQGIESDESEVKFFNETMDCLPKCEIKQEVESQVEESVTSVLPSWEPGDLVKVELEKAENQEEETVVLGEDPIDEEKIEEEPKEEKEEPSDSEDDIPLAVLSSTFRAKTPLEKKKLSVTSDENSVPKPSEDSSDDGKLYSIGDPSDNEQSSVFRSSETEEDDIEIEKPKPKRKRRRKQQNGERTAKRSKKKQNVTCSLCGEAFEGRVLLREHRKAAHPDGKVNTGPLICELCGKKYATISSLTVHRSQHKEYQRFKCDECPKAFTFQCYLENHKRIEHRNERLICPLCGKLFKYGPDLKRHSLQHEEDKPFKCEECPAAFRHPSALHSHKAIHEKLVFTCSICNKNFRYANSLRVHKRIHSGVKRFRCEICDREFSQKAPLMKHMDIHSVDRQVKCVVCDKVYYKKVELTIHQAQEHPNHPLIGRTVKLHECKICGVVFTKPGHLKIHSDIHGDEYRFKCDMCEDQKFKQKAGLRHHWKHFHHIEPPKRNLGKKPAVKKVEKVVVRTVTGADLGPPPTLPQMVGMSNDLDFVMQRIECEIAGSN from the exons ATGTCCATGTCGGAAGCAGCGGAACCGGAACCTCCCACTAACGGTGACTCACACGAAAAATCAACAGAAGCTTCGGTAGCGGCAAGTTTACTTTCTGTACAGGAGGAATGCCACAACAAACAGGAGCTCCATCCAAAGCAGGATGCATTCAACAAAGGCGGTAAGAAAGCAGGACGTCCACGCAAACCCCGGCCAGAGATTCTATCACTGGAGGAGTACGATCGAGATGAGGATTTCGGTAAAATTGCAGAAAAGGAGAACACGGCGGGCCGTAAAAGAGGTCGACCTCGGACCAAGCCAGTGGATGAAGATTTGTCACAGCAGGAAAAGAAG aAACGGGGACGTCCGAAAGATGAAACAAAATCCAATGTGACCTGTGATCTTTGTGGGAAGTTCTTCAAGTACCGGGTCCTGCTGAAACGTCACGAGCAAACCCACTATGGTATCAAGGAATTTCAATGTGAAATATGTCACAAGCGGTTTCTGCAGAAAGGTGGCCTCACCGTACATCTTAGGCAGCACACTGGAGAACGGCCGTATAAGTGTCCGTACTGTCCGGCAAGTTTTCGAGGACAATCCTCGCTGGACTGCCACGTGTTTCGGCACACCCAGCAGGGAACCAAGTGTCCCCAGTGTCCATCGGTGTTCGCAACGCCGGCCATTGTCAAGCAACATATCAGAGAGGTTCACACAACGGAGAAGCCCCATACGTGTCAAATTTGCGGCGAAAGCTACAAACACCGGAAGAGCCTGACTACTCACCTGGAGGATCATGACAAGCGAATCTGCACGGTTTGCGGGAAGGTTTTCAACACGATGTTCGCCTTGATGACACACAGGCATATTCACGAACAAAACCCAAAGTGCAGCCTTTGCAATAGGACGTTCAAATCGGAGGAAGAACTACAAGCACACAGTAAGCTCCGAGGGAGGGCCTATCAATGCGAGCTGTGCTGTTACAGTTTCAACAAGGCCGAGTTCTTGAACAATCATCACCGAAGGGATCACTGGAAGGAGCTGGGGTTGGAGCGACTAGCACGAAAAATTGTGCCGCGCCCTAGGAAACCGAAACCGGAAGGACCCAAGGTTAAGAAACGTAGGATCCCTCTGCCCATGGTTACAACTGAAAGTGATCCGAGGGAAGAAGTCGTGGAGGAATCAGCAAATACTGCGCTTCCAAATTTGCCGGCCGTAGAAGCGAAACCGATCGTAGAGACCCCCATTTCAGACGTCCAAGCAGTTTTACAACCGACAGAACAGGAATCTGCAAACGGCGAACTGAAACAGGAACACCACGACGATCAGGATCATTCGGACCACGATGGTAACGACTTCACCGTGGACGATGTTCAAGGCATCGAATCGGACGAGAGCGAAGTGAAATTCTTCAACGAAACGATGGATTGTCTTCCTAAATGTGAAATCAAACAAGAAGTCGAGTCACAGGTCGAAGAATCGGTGACTAGTGTACTGCCCTCGTGGGAACCGGGAGATTTGGTCAAGGTTGAACTCGAGAAGGCCGAGAATCAAGAGGAAGAAACGGTTGTACTTGGGGAAGATCCTATCGACGAGGAGAAAATCGAAGAAGAGCCAAAGGAGGAGAAGGAAGAACCATCAGATAGTGAGGACGACATTCCTCTGGCG GTTCTCAGTTCGACTTTCCGAGCTAAAACGCCTCTTGAGAAGAAAAAACTTTCCGTTACCTCCGACGAGAACTCCGTTCCTAAACCAAGCGAAGACTCTTCGGATGACGGTAAACTGTACTCAATCGGAGATCCATCCGACAACGAGCAATCAAGCGTATTTCGATCTAGCGAAACGGAAGAAGATGACATAGAAATTGAGAAACCTAAGCCGAAACGTAAACGAAGGCGAAAACAACAAAACGGTGAACGGACTGCTAAAAGATCTAAAAAGAAACAGAACGTGACGTGCTCGCTTTGTGGAGAAGCCTTCGAGGGTAGAGTTCTACTCAGGGAGCACAGAAAGGCCGCCCATCCGGATGGAAAAGTCAATACTGGG CCTCTCATTTGCGAGTTATGTGGTAAGAAATATGCCACCATATCGTCCCTGACGGTTCATCGGAGTCAGCACAAGGAATATCAACGGTTCAAGTGCGATGAGTGTCCAAAGGCCTTCACCTTCCAGTGCTACCTGGAGAACCACAAGCGAATAGAGCACCGCAACGAAAGGTTAATCTGTCCTCTGTGCGGCAAGTTGTTCAAATATGGACCGGATTTGAAGCGTCACTCGCTTCAGCACGAAGAGGACAAGCCCTTCAAGTGCGAGGAATGCCCGGCGGCGTTCCGACATCCCAGTGCCTTGCACAGTCACAAGGCCATTCACGAGAAACTGGTGTTCACGTGTTCCATCTGTAATAAGAACTTCCGGTATGCTAACAGTTTGCGGGTGCACAAGCGTATACACAGTGGAGTCAAACGATTCCGGTGCGAAATCTGCGACCGAGAGTTTAGCCAGAAAGCGCCGTTGATGAAGCACATGGACATTCACTCGGTAGACCGGCAGGTCAAGTGCGTTGTCTGCGATAAGGTGTATTATAAGAAGGTTGAGCTGACAATCCACCAGGCCCAGGAACATCCTAATCATCCGCTAATTGGAAGGACAGTCAAGCTTCACGAGTGTAAAATCTGCGGAGTGGTGTTCACAAAGCCGGGTCACCTAAAGATACATTCCGACATCCACGGGGACGAGTACCGATTCAAGTGCGACATGTGCGAAGACCAGAAGTTCAAACAGAAAGCCGGGCTCCGGCATCACTGGAAGCACTTCCATCACATAGAACCTCCGAAACGGAACCTGGGCAAAAAGCCGGCAGTGAAGAAGGTCGAAAAGGTGGTGGTCCGCACGGTGACGGGTGCCGATTTGGGGCCACCACCAACACTGCCACAGATGGTCGGGATGAGCAACGACTTGGATTTCGTGATGCAACGAATAGAATGTGAGATAGCGGGATCGAATTGA
- the LOC109429812 gene encoding zinc finger protein 37 yields MSTTSPSIQEPSIDGHPNEGSSNNSQLAGEGPLKKSSAEPEHSDDSNVEKTKNAAPGRKRGRPRTKPEKPPPLEKKKMGRPKDESSKSRFTCDMCGKVSKNIRDLRLHQKVHFGIKDFECEYCHMRFVQKGGLKIHVRTHTGEKPYKCPHCPVAFAQKVSLDNHVFKHTRAGVKCPLCPSILANPAYAKQHVRQVHTEERSNVCQLCGKSYKKRRDLNKHIEGHDRRICSVCGKVFDTMYALKSHMHVHAGNRCSFCNRSFKSEEELQAHSKLRGRAYQCELCCYSFNKAEFLSNHHRRNHWKVLGLEQLVWNFPPRPKKPKPPKKEKPDLFAEKASMIDVPTLEVLRPAPTQPVPKEMPVATITLPASTSNKNTESLPVAIDKTIIEESKTEIAEHHDQSDSDTDYPEDVDLPANDDDSDDSSEKDIKHEDEKVAESIDSKPMEVEIKVEVEMEPVSVEVLVKLEEDETGTIQLDNKLTNELEVKKEDSSDSEEDDVPLAALIVPPRRKKKVDVDRAKSSDESSDEDKPIKKRRSKTEVLVSETESTNKVRDTPKKFECKYCHKHFSAKRVLNDHLAKHTGENPKRPFKCVHCSESFRYKCLLKYHMVKHTKEGIKCDLCPMVFAIPATAKQHMDIVHLKEKRHKCQVCDVSFKYRRSLRKHLLRHEDKTCKRCGEVCKGLASLIEHRKTAHPASKDKPVPLVCELCGKVSASASALAVHRGQHKEYLRYKCDECPKAFVFKGLLENHKRVEHQGERHICSICGRQFKYLAYLKRHSYQHKEEKSFKCDKCPAEFRHPSTLSYHNKAKHSAEVFPCTICGKEFSTAYGLRVHKQVHSDEKRYRCEFCPREFIQRLTLVKHLKIHTADRQLKCVVCDQIYYKKVEMTIHHAKEHPNHPLIGRTVKLHTCDVCGMHFVKEGLLRQHSDIHGTEFKFKCDMCEDKKFKQMAGLRYHWHHFHGIEPPKRNIGAKKAEKKVEKPVPAATYGESRSPPFDTDLEFMMQTSACELTVPKAQ; encoded by the exons ATGTCCACAACTTCACCGTCAATCCAGGAACCAAGCATTGATGGCCATCCAAATGAAGGATCGTCAAATAACAGTCAGCTGGCCGGGGAAGGCCCCCTCAAAAAATCTTCGGCGGAGCCCGAGCACTCCGACGATAGTAACGTCGAGAAAACGAAGAATGCAGCTCCCGGTCGTAAAAGGGGACGGCCTCGAACGAAGCCGGAGAAGCCGCCTCCATTGGAAAAGAAG AAAATGGGCCGCCCGAAAGACGAATCATCAAAAAGCAGGTTTACGTGCGATATGTGTGGGAAGGTCTCCAAGAACATACGAGACCTGAGGTTGCACCAGAAGGTTCACTTTGGTATCAAGGACTTTGAGTGCGAGTACTGTCATATGCGCTTCGTGCAAAAGGGTGGACTTAAGATACACGTGAGGACACACACCGGTGAGAAACCGTACAAGTGTCCGCACTGTCCGGTAGCTTTCGCGCAAAAGGTGTCGCTGGACAACCATGTCTTCAAGCACACCCGGGCGGGAGTCAAATGCCCGCTCTGTCCGTCGATATTGGCGAATCCGGCGTATGCTAAGCAGCATGTTAGGCAGGTGCACACAGAGGAGAGGTCCAACGTGTGTCAGCTTTGCGGCAAAAGCTACAAAAAGCGAAGAGATCTGAATAAGCATATCGAAGGGCACGACAGACGTATTTGCTCGGTTTGTGGAAAGGTGTTTGACACGATGTACGCGTTGAAAAGCCATATGCACGTCCACGCTGGCAATAGGTGTTCGTTTTGCAATCGGTCGTTCAAATCGGAAGAAGAGCTGCAGGCCCACAGTAAACTGCGAGGGAGAGCCTACCAATGTGAGCTGTGTTGCTATAGCTTCAATAAGGCCGAATTCCTGAGCAATCATCACCGACGGAATCATTGGAAGGTGCTTGGGCTGGAACAGTTAGTGTGGAACTTCCCGCCGCGGCCGAAGAAACCCAAGCCACCGAAGAAAGAGAAACCGGATTTGTTCGCTGAAAAG GCTTCCATGATTGACGTCCCTACTCTTGAGGTGCTTCGACCAGCTCCAACGCAACCGGTACCGAAGGAAATGCCCGTTGCAACTATCACTTTGCCTGCCTCGACATCGAACAAAAATACAGAATCTCTTCCAGTAGCAATAGACAAAACTATAATTGAGGAGTCCAAAACAGAAATCGCTGAACACCATGATCAGTCGGATTCCGATACTGACTATCCAGAGGACGTCGACCTTCCGGCCAACGACGACGATTCAGACGATTCCAGTGAGAAGGATATTAAGCATGAAGATGAAAAAGTGGCCGAAAGCATAGATTCCAAACCAATGGAAGTGGAAATCAAGGTGGAAGTTGAGATGGAACCAGTTTCGGTGGAAGTCTTGGTCAAATTGGAGGAAGATGAAACTGGGACGATTCAGCTggataacaaactaacaaacgaGTTGGAAGTGAAAAAGGAAGACTCGTCCGACAGTGAAGAAGACGATGTTCCGCTGGCG GCACTGATAGTACCACCCCGCCGAAAGAAAAAGGTAGACGTCGATCGAGCGAAATCATCGGACGAAAGTAGCGACGAAGACAAGCCCATAAAGAAACGTCGCTCAAAGACGGAAGTACTTGTTTCAGAGACAGAAAGCACCAACAAAGTACGTGATACACCCAAAAAGTTCGAATGCAAATACTGCCATAAACACTTCTCGGCTAAAAGAGTCCTCAACGATCATCTCGCGAAGCACACCGGAGAAAATCCCAAGAGACCCTTCAAGTGTGTGCACTGTTCGGAAAGTTTCCGATATAAATGCCTGCTGAAGTACCACATGGTCAAGCACACCAAGGAGGGCATCAAGTGTGATCTGTGTCCAATGGTATTTGCGATCCCGGCCACCGCCAAGCAGCACATGGATATTGTTCATCTGAAGGAAAAGCGACACAAGTGCCAGGTGTGCGACGTAAGCTTCAAATACAGGCGAAGTTTGAGGAAACATCTGCTGAGGCACGAAGATAAAACCTGCAAGAGATGTGGAGAGGTCTGCAAGGGATTGGCAAGCCTCATAGAGCACAGGAAAACGGCACATCCAGCATCGAAGGATAAACCGGTG CCATTGGTCTGCGAGTTGTGCGGCAAAGTCAGTGCCTCGGCATCGGCCCTAGCGGTGCACCGTGGCCAACACAAGGAGTATCTACGGTACAAATGTGACGAATGCCCGAAAGCGTTCGTCTTCAAGGGACTGTTGGAGAATCACAAGCGTGTGGAACATCAGGGAGAGCGGCACATTTGCTCCATCTGCGGCAGGCAGTTCAAGTATCTGGCATATCTGAAACGCCATAGCTATCAGCACAAGGAGGAGAAATCGTTCAAATGTGACAAATGCCCGGCCGAGTTCCGACACCCGAGCACTTTGAGTTATCACAACAAAGCCAAGCACAGTGCGGAGGTGTTTCCGTGTACTATTTGCGGCAAGGAGTTCTCCACGGCCTACGGTCTGCGAGTGCACAAGCAAGTGCACAGTGATGAGAAACGCTACCGCTGTGAGTTTTGCCCTCGGGAGTTCATTCAACGGTTGACGCTGGTGAAACACTTGAAGATCCACACAGCAGATCGACAGCTCAAGTGCGTTGTTTGTGATCAGATCTACTACAAAAAGGTCGAAATGACCATCCATCACGCGAAGGAACATCCCAACCACCCTTTGATCGGGAGAACCGTAAAGCTTCACACTTGTGACGTTTGCGGTATGCATTTCGTCAAGGAGGGCCTTCTGAGGCAACATTCCGACATCCACGGAACCGAGTTCAAGTTCAAGTGCGACATGTGCGAAGATAAGAAGTTCAAACAGATGGCCGGCCTAAGGTATCACTGGCACCATTTCCACGGGATTGAACCTCCCAAACGGAATATTGGCGCTAAAAAGGCGGAGAAGAAAGTCGAAAAGCCTGTTCCCGCTGCGACTTATGGCGAATCGAGATCACCGCCTTTCGATACCGACTTGGAGTTCATGATGCAAACTTCGGCATGTGAGTTGACTGTTCCGAAAGCACAATAG